A genomic region of Salvelinus namaycush isolate Seneca chromosome 7, SaNama_1.0, whole genome shotgun sequence contains the following coding sequences:
- the LOC120051237 gene encoding B-cell CLL/lymphoma 9 protein-like isoform X1: MMLEVQEERAAATAGNFSRKERVKKERDEAGPDSGRANSNINPSSNNHSPAPNSALAGTGHRNSRAKATPSASPHQHLTPPSVSLGSPSMHSSNPKVRNSPSANTQSSPKQKQEAMVRSPPVMSPSSAAQMDSKLPNQGKPGGVGSQSQPSPCDPKTLGPKGPIGSLGLKNGQGLNAGNGAKGKMKRERSTSVESFEQRDTGTSNNEGDQKELGSRAKRLCVAERRQPYSGADWCSGGESDEEDPGFFNCNSIEMKPLDSNNALSSATSTHNAVGGQSMELGGSGPKPGSKVVYVFTTEMANKAADAVFTGHSDNIIAFHMNNISKGNKPHLPVNNQMGPPRGDSKQLGGAPQQQSSHPSDQNHQQASKAPPPGQQQPAEAQPQGAKPGSFPQDGAASGGMDSKSGSPQDGTPHDPNSNPGGPPGHQTPSGASQQGFPSLDLPNGADAKLTAQQQQLAHELMSSMGDNSEGLSQEQLEHRERSLQTLRDIQRMLFPDDKELSLKDMVAMGQGHLGGPPGPNPGMMEGGPKKPVEHGPLQAMMAQSQSLGKPGGPGGPRPDGLPFGPGGLRDMPFSPDELGPLPPGPPMNSHGGPGGEHGDHTGMNPEQMAWLKLQQEFYEEKKRKQEQMQHRGPMGDMMMHQQGPRGPMMRGPPPPYQINSAGEMWGPEHFPEQMSMGPRGPMHPHMQRMPGGFPPGMMNPGMEGGPNPRGPRPGMNWPDDVGPNMGDGRGFPPGQGQFVGPGGRVERFPNPQAVQEAMFQQGMGGDKQGMGLPPGMIMEMNRMMGGNGPRGPMDGPGNGPNGGGMMFPRMPGDVGPMSPSSRMEFVKGLGRDMGPEFSMGPGNMNMGPNPQMMQAKMRGEPPMNLSPEEMMKMRGGSMPENMGPQKMMQGPPFPDQGHHPGDFNMGPNRHFPGMGSHGPGNPRCPRGEPPFGPDQRGPNHGGNGRLSHMPPNSGPPPNQRNMGGRKGPQDIQGGQANSPNINPLKSPTLRQVQSPMLGSPSGNLKSPQTPSQLAGMLQGPSAAAVAAAAAAASIKSPTMMGSAGASPVHMKSPSLPAPSPGWTSSPKPPMQSPGIPQNNKQPPLSMNSPNMMGNVEQGGNGPPTAPPSSSASSLPSGSPYALPPEPTISQNPLSIMMSRMSKFAMPTSTPLYHDAIKTVASSDDDSPPARSPNLPPMNMSGMGMNHHPGHNRMMAPTSQGPMPALSPMGMNTMGSQPLSHGMPNQMPSPNPMGGPHQGPMGPGMMGPHGMMMPGGQDPGMGNPQMIPQGRMGFPHRGQGFPPGHSPPQQVPFPHNGPGPQGGFPHGMGFQVEGGPMGRMGNMGPGGDPGGMCKPNTPGGGQDFNMFNNDNDLHEVMRTGATGMPEFDLSRIIPSEKPSQTLSYFPRGGDGPGGKPPHPSGPQGFPPQMQGMMVEGNPRMGMPMQGMGGPPGPGHMGGPQDMPMGNPGHNPMRQLHPGHPGFMPQGMMGPQHRMLSPGQQPGMMGGPGHGMMQVKERGGLMYNHPGPVGSPNMMMSLHGMGGPQQTMMMPPQMRPRGMAGDMGFNPGPGNPGNLMF; encoded by the exons ATGATGCTGGAGGTGCAAGAGGAAAGAGCAGCAGCCACAGCAGGAAACTTTAGCCGGAAAGAGCGTGTCAAGAAGGAGCGGGACGAGGCAGGCCCAGACAGTGGCCGAGCCAATAGCAACATTAACCCCTCCTCTAATAACCACAGCCCCGCCCCTAACTCCGCCCTTGCCGGCACAGGCCACAGGAACTCCCGGGCCAAGGCCACACCCTCGGCCAGCCCGCATCAGCACTTGACTCCGCCCTCTGTCTCCCTGGGATCGCCGTCAATGCATTCCAGCAATCCCAAAGTGAGGAACTCCCCATCGGCTAACACGCAGAG CAGTCCCAAACAGAAGCAGGAGGCCATGGTGCGCTCTCCACCCGTCATGTCTCCCTCCAGCGCCGCCCAGATGGACTCGAAACTACCCAATCAGGGAAAGCCAGGGGGCGTGGGCAGCCAATCGCAGCCCTCGCCCTGTGACCCCAAAACTCTAGGCCCTAAGGGGCCCATAGGGAGCCTAGGACTAAAAAACGGACAAGGCCTGAATGCAGGCAACGGGGCCAAGGGCAAAATGAAGAGGGAAAGAAGCACTTCAGTGGAGTCGTTTGAGCAGCGTGACACAGGGACGTCCAACAACGAGGGGGATCAGAAAG AGCTGGGCAGCCGAGCCAAGAGGCTGTGTGTAGCTGAGCGGCGGCAGCCCTACAGTGGAGCGGACTGGTGCTCTGGGGGCGAGAGTGACGAGGAAGACCCAGGGTTCTTTA aCTGCAATTCGATAGAGATGAAGCCTCTGGACTCCAACAACGCGCTCAGCTCGGCCACGTCGACCCACAATGCCGTTGGAGGGCAGAGCATGGAGCTGGGCGGCAGCGGTCCCAAGCCCGGGTCAAAGGTCGTGTACGTCTTCACAACAGAGATGGCCAACAA GGCGGCCGATGCGGTCTTCACAGGCCACTCGGACAACATCATTGCCTTCCACATGAACAACATCTCCAAGGGCAACAAGCCCCACCTACCTGTG AATAATCAGATGGGACCCCCTCGGGGTGACTCCAAGCAGCTGGGCGGAGCCCCCCAGCAGCAATCATCTCACCCTTCTGACCAGAACCACCAGCAGGCCTCCAAAGCACCTCCACCAGGCCAACAGCAGCCAGCAGAAGCCCAGCCTCAGGGGGCCAAGCCTGGGAGCTTCCCCCAGGACGGGGCCGCCTCAGGGGGCATGGACTCTAAGAGCGGAAGCCCCCAGGACGGCACCCCCCACGACCCTAACAGTAACCCTGGAGGGCCGCCCGGCCACCAGACCCCCTCCGGAGCATCCCAACAGGGCTTCCCCTCCCTGGACCTTCCCAATGGTGCCGACGCCAAACTCACggcccagcagcagcagctggcACACGAGCTGATGTCCAGCATGGGGGACAACTCTGAGGGCCTGTCCCAGGAGCAGCTGGAGCACCGCGAACGCTCCCTGCAAACGCTACGGGACATCCAGCGCATGCTCTTCCCCGATGACAAGGAGTTATCCCTCAAAGACATGGTAGCCATGGGGCAGGGCCACCTGGGCGGGCCCCCCGGGCCCAACCCCGGCATGATGGAGGGGGGGCCCAAGAAGCCAGTGGAGCATGGCCCCCTCCAGGCCATGATGGCCCAGTCCCAGAGCCTGGGGAAGCCTGGAGGCCCTGGGGGGCCCCGGCCCGATGGGCTTCCATTTGGGCCCGGAGGCCTCAGAGACATGCCCTTCTCCCCGGACGAGCTGGGGCCCCTGCCTCCTGGGCCGCCTATGAACTCTCACGGAGGGCCCGGCGGTGAGCACGGGGATCACACAGGGATGAACCCGGAGCAGATGGCATGGCTGAAACTGCAGCAGGAGTTCTACGAGGAGAAGAAAAGGAAGCAGGAGCAGATGCAGCACCGGGGGCCCATGGGCGACATGATGATGCACCAACAAGGCCCCCGGGGCCCCATGATGCGCGGGCCCCCGCCTCCCTACCAGATCAATTCGGCTGGGGAGATGTGGGGCCCCGAGCACTTCCCAGAGCAGATGAGCATGGGCCCCCGGGGCCCCATGCACCCCCACATGCAGAGGATGCCCGGCGGCTTCCCTCCTGGCATGATGAACCCGGGTATGGAGGGCGGCCCCAACCCCAGGGGGCCCCGGCCTGGAATGAATTGGCCCGACGACGTGGGACCCAACATGGGCGACGGCAGGGGCTTCCCGCCCGGACAGGGGCAGTTTGTAGGGCCAGGGGGTCGGGTGGAGAGGTTCCCCAACCCACAGGCGGTGCAGGAGGCCATGTTCCAGCAGGGCATGGGGGGTGACAAGCAGGGCATGGGGCTGCCCCCGGGCATGATCATGGAGATGAACAGGATGATGGGGGGCAACGGCCCCCGGGGGCCAATGGATGGCCCCGGCAATGGCCCTAACGGAGGAGGCATGATGTTTCCCAGAATGCCTGGCGACGTTGGCCCCATGAGTCCATCCTCCAGGATGGAGTTTGTCAAGGGCCTGGGCAGGGACATGGGCCCTGAGTTCAGCATGGGCCCCGGGAACATGAACATGGGGCCCAATCCCCAGATGATGCAGGCTAAGATGAGGGGGGAGCCTCCCATGAACTTGAGCCCCGAGGAGATGATGAAGATGAGAGGAGGCTCCATGCCAGAGAACATGGGCCCTCAGAAGATGATGCAGGGGCCTCCCTTCCCTGACCAGGGGCACCACCCAGGGGACTTCAACATGGGCCCCAACCGCCACTTCCCAGGCATGGGGTCACACGGGCCTGGGAACCCTAGGTGCCCCAGAGGTGAACCCCCCTTCGGCCCTGACCAGCGAGGACCTAACCACGGCGGCAACGGTCGCCTCAGCCATATGCCCCCCAACTCGGGCCCGCCTCccaaccagaggaacatggggggcCGCAAGGGTCCCCAGGACATCCAGGGCGGCCAGGCTAACTCACCCAACATCAACCCCCTCAAGTCCCCTACGCTGAGGCAGGTCCAGTCCCCCATGCTGGGCTCGCCCTCTGGGAACCTCAAGTCCCCCCAGACGCCCTCCCAGCTGGCCGGCATGCTCCAGGGTCCTTCGGCGGCGGCAGTGGCTGCAGCCGCGGCGGCCGCCTCCATCAAGTCTCCCACCATGATGGGTTCGGCCGGAGCCTCTCCCGTCCACATGAAGTCGCCCTCACTTCCGGCACCCTCCCCAGGGTGGACATCGTCGCCCAAGCCCCCCATGCAGAGCCCAGGCATCCCCCAGAACAACAAGCAGCCTCCGCTCAGCATGAACTCACCCAACATGATGGGCAATGTGGAGCAAG GTGGGAATGGTCCCCCCACTGCACCCCCTTCCAGTAGTGCTTCCAGTCTTCCGTCTGGCAGCCCCTACGCCCTGCCCCCCGAGCCCACGATATCTCAGAACCCCCTGTCCATTATGATGTCACGCATGTCCAAGTTCGCCATGCCCACTTCCACGCCCCTCTACCACGACGCCATCAAAACGGTGGCGAGCTCGGACGACGACTCGCCACCGGCCCGCTCGCCGAACCTGCCGCCCATGAACATGTCTG GTATGGGAATGAACCACCACCCGGGCCACAACCGCATGATGGCTCCCACGTCACAAGGCCCCATGCCAGCTCTCAGCCCCATGGGCATGAACACCATGGGCTCCCAGCCCCTCTCTCACGGCATGCCTAACCAGATGCCCTCGCCCAACCCAATGGGGGGGCCCCACCAGGGGCCCATGGGGCCGGGTATGATGGGGCCCCACGGCATGATGATGCCCGGCGGGCAGGACCCAGGGATGGGCAACCCTCAGATGATACCTCAGGGCCGTATGGGCTTCCCCCACCGAGGCCAGGGATTCCCCCCCGGTCACTCTCCTCCTCAGCAGGTCCCTTTCCCCCACAACGGCCCCGGGCCCCAGGGTGGTTTCCCCCACGGCATGGGCTTCCAGGTGGAGGGGGGCCCCATGGGCCGAATGGGCAACATGGGCCCTGGCGGGGATCCAGGCGGCATGTGTAAACCCAACACTCCCGGAGGAGGCCAGGACTTCAACATGTTCAACAATGATAACGACCTCCACGAGGTCATGCGAACGGGAGCCACCGGAATGCCGGAGTTTGACCTCTCCCGGATTATCCCATCGGAAAAGCCCAGCCAGACTTTGTCCTACTTCCCCCGCGGTGGCGACGGCCCGGGGGGGAAACCTCCTCACCCCTCCGGCCCCCAGGGATTCCCTCCCCAGATGCAGGGGATGATGGTGGAGGGGAACCCCAGGATGGGGATGCCCATGCAGGGGATGGGAGGTCCGCCGGGCCCCGGCCACATGGGGGGGCCCCAAGACATGCCAATGGGTAACCCTGGCCACAATCCCATGCGGCAGCTACACCCGGGCCACCCCGGTTTCATGCCCCAGGGCATGATGGGACCCCAGCACCGGATGCTGTCGCCGGGACAGCAGCCGGGCATGATGGGAGGACCTGGGCATGGGATGATGCAGGTTAAAGAGAGGGGGGGGCTCATGTACAATCACCCGGGCCCCGTGGGCTCGCCCAACATGATGATGTCACTCCACGGCATGGGTGGCCCCCAGCAGACTATGATGATGCCGCCTCAGATGAGGCCTCGCGGCATGGCAGGGGACATGGGCTTCAACCCTGGTCCCGGAAACCCCGGGAACCTCATGTTCTGA
- the LOC120051237 gene encoding B-cell CLL/lymphoma 9 protein-like isoform X2 has translation MMLEVQEERAAATAGNFSRKERVKKERDEAGPDSGRANSNINPSSNNHSPAPNSALAGTGHRNSRAKATPSASPHQHLTPPSVSLGSPSMHSSNPKVRNSPSANTQSSPKQKQEAMVRSPPVMSPSSAAQMDSKLPNQGKPGGVGSQSQPSPCDPKTLGPKGPIGSLGLKNGQGLNAGNGAKGKMKRERSTSVESFEQRDTGTSNNEGDQKDCNSIEMKPLDSNNALSSATSTHNAVGGQSMELGGSGPKPGSKVVYVFTTEMANKAADAVFTGHSDNIIAFHMNNISKGNKPHLPVNNQMGPPRGDSKQLGGAPQQQSSHPSDQNHQQASKAPPPGQQQPAEAQPQGAKPGSFPQDGAASGGMDSKSGSPQDGTPHDPNSNPGGPPGHQTPSGASQQGFPSLDLPNGADAKLTAQQQQLAHELMSSMGDNSEGLSQEQLEHRERSLQTLRDIQRMLFPDDKELSLKDMVAMGQGHLGGPPGPNPGMMEGGPKKPVEHGPLQAMMAQSQSLGKPGGPGGPRPDGLPFGPGGLRDMPFSPDELGPLPPGPPMNSHGGPGGEHGDHTGMNPEQMAWLKLQQEFYEEKKRKQEQMQHRGPMGDMMMHQQGPRGPMMRGPPPPYQINSAGEMWGPEHFPEQMSMGPRGPMHPHMQRMPGGFPPGMMNPGMEGGPNPRGPRPGMNWPDDVGPNMGDGRGFPPGQGQFVGPGGRVERFPNPQAVQEAMFQQGMGGDKQGMGLPPGMIMEMNRMMGGNGPRGPMDGPGNGPNGGGMMFPRMPGDVGPMSPSSRMEFVKGLGRDMGPEFSMGPGNMNMGPNPQMMQAKMRGEPPMNLSPEEMMKMRGGSMPENMGPQKMMQGPPFPDQGHHPGDFNMGPNRHFPGMGSHGPGNPRCPRGEPPFGPDQRGPNHGGNGRLSHMPPNSGPPPNQRNMGGRKGPQDIQGGQANSPNINPLKSPTLRQVQSPMLGSPSGNLKSPQTPSQLAGMLQGPSAAAVAAAAAAASIKSPTMMGSAGASPVHMKSPSLPAPSPGWTSSPKPPMQSPGIPQNNKQPPLSMNSPNMMGNVEQGGNGPPTAPPSSSASSLPSGSPYALPPEPTISQNPLSIMMSRMSKFAMPTSTPLYHDAIKTVASSDDDSPPARSPNLPPMNMSGMGMNHHPGHNRMMAPTSQGPMPALSPMGMNTMGSQPLSHGMPNQMPSPNPMGGPHQGPMGPGMMGPHGMMMPGGQDPGMGNPQMIPQGRMGFPHRGQGFPPGHSPPQQVPFPHNGPGPQGGFPHGMGFQVEGGPMGRMGNMGPGGDPGGMCKPNTPGGGQDFNMFNNDNDLHEVMRTGATGMPEFDLSRIIPSEKPSQTLSYFPRGGDGPGGKPPHPSGPQGFPPQMQGMMVEGNPRMGMPMQGMGGPPGPGHMGGPQDMPMGNPGHNPMRQLHPGHPGFMPQGMMGPQHRMLSPGQQPGMMGGPGHGMMQVKERGGLMYNHPGPVGSPNMMMSLHGMGGPQQTMMMPPQMRPRGMAGDMGFNPGPGNPGNLMF, from the exons ATGATGCTGGAGGTGCAAGAGGAAAGAGCAGCAGCCACAGCAGGAAACTTTAGCCGGAAAGAGCGTGTCAAGAAGGAGCGGGACGAGGCAGGCCCAGACAGTGGCCGAGCCAATAGCAACATTAACCCCTCCTCTAATAACCACAGCCCCGCCCCTAACTCCGCCCTTGCCGGCACAGGCCACAGGAACTCCCGGGCCAAGGCCACACCCTCGGCCAGCCCGCATCAGCACTTGACTCCGCCCTCTGTCTCCCTGGGATCGCCGTCAATGCATTCCAGCAATCCCAAAGTGAGGAACTCCCCATCGGCTAACACGCAGAG CAGTCCCAAACAGAAGCAGGAGGCCATGGTGCGCTCTCCACCCGTCATGTCTCCCTCCAGCGCCGCCCAGATGGACTCGAAACTACCCAATCAGGGAAAGCCAGGGGGCGTGGGCAGCCAATCGCAGCCCTCGCCCTGTGACCCCAAAACTCTAGGCCCTAAGGGGCCCATAGGGAGCCTAGGACTAAAAAACGGACAAGGCCTGAATGCAGGCAACGGGGCCAAGGGCAAAATGAAGAGGGAAAGAAGCACTTCAGTGGAGTCGTTTGAGCAGCGTGACACAGGGACGTCCAACAACGAGGGGGATCAGAAAG aCTGCAATTCGATAGAGATGAAGCCTCTGGACTCCAACAACGCGCTCAGCTCGGCCACGTCGACCCACAATGCCGTTGGAGGGCAGAGCATGGAGCTGGGCGGCAGCGGTCCCAAGCCCGGGTCAAAGGTCGTGTACGTCTTCACAACAGAGATGGCCAACAA GGCGGCCGATGCGGTCTTCACAGGCCACTCGGACAACATCATTGCCTTCCACATGAACAACATCTCCAAGGGCAACAAGCCCCACCTACCTGTG AATAATCAGATGGGACCCCCTCGGGGTGACTCCAAGCAGCTGGGCGGAGCCCCCCAGCAGCAATCATCTCACCCTTCTGACCAGAACCACCAGCAGGCCTCCAAAGCACCTCCACCAGGCCAACAGCAGCCAGCAGAAGCCCAGCCTCAGGGGGCCAAGCCTGGGAGCTTCCCCCAGGACGGGGCCGCCTCAGGGGGCATGGACTCTAAGAGCGGAAGCCCCCAGGACGGCACCCCCCACGACCCTAACAGTAACCCTGGAGGGCCGCCCGGCCACCAGACCCCCTCCGGAGCATCCCAACAGGGCTTCCCCTCCCTGGACCTTCCCAATGGTGCCGACGCCAAACTCACggcccagcagcagcagctggcACACGAGCTGATGTCCAGCATGGGGGACAACTCTGAGGGCCTGTCCCAGGAGCAGCTGGAGCACCGCGAACGCTCCCTGCAAACGCTACGGGACATCCAGCGCATGCTCTTCCCCGATGACAAGGAGTTATCCCTCAAAGACATGGTAGCCATGGGGCAGGGCCACCTGGGCGGGCCCCCCGGGCCCAACCCCGGCATGATGGAGGGGGGGCCCAAGAAGCCAGTGGAGCATGGCCCCCTCCAGGCCATGATGGCCCAGTCCCAGAGCCTGGGGAAGCCTGGAGGCCCTGGGGGGCCCCGGCCCGATGGGCTTCCATTTGGGCCCGGAGGCCTCAGAGACATGCCCTTCTCCCCGGACGAGCTGGGGCCCCTGCCTCCTGGGCCGCCTATGAACTCTCACGGAGGGCCCGGCGGTGAGCACGGGGATCACACAGGGATGAACCCGGAGCAGATGGCATGGCTGAAACTGCAGCAGGAGTTCTACGAGGAGAAGAAAAGGAAGCAGGAGCAGATGCAGCACCGGGGGCCCATGGGCGACATGATGATGCACCAACAAGGCCCCCGGGGCCCCATGATGCGCGGGCCCCCGCCTCCCTACCAGATCAATTCGGCTGGGGAGATGTGGGGCCCCGAGCACTTCCCAGAGCAGATGAGCATGGGCCCCCGGGGCCCCATGCACCCCCACATGCAGAGGATGCCCGGCGGCTTCCCTCCTGGCATGATGAACCCGGGTATGGAGGGCGGCCCCAACCCCAGGGGGCCCCGGCCTGGAATGAATTGGCCCGACGACGTGGGACCCAACATGGGCGACGGCAGGGGCTTCCCGCCCGGACAGGGGCAGTTTGTAGGGCCAGGGGGTCGGGTGGAGAGGTTCCCCAACCCACAGGCGGTGCAGGAGGCCATGTTCCAGCAGGGCATGGGGGGTGACAAGCAGGGCATGGGGCTGCCCCCGGGCATGATCATGGAGATGAACAGGATGATGGGGGGCAACGGCCCCCGGGGGCCAATGGATGGCCCCGGCAATGGCCCTAACGGAGGAGGCATGATGTTTCCCAGAATGCCTGGCGACGTTGGCCCCATGAGTCCATCCTCCAGGATGGAGTTTGTCAAGGGCCTGGGCAGGGACATGGGCCCTGAGTTCAGCATGGGCCCCGGGAACATGAACATGGGGCCCAATCCCCAGATGATGCAGGCTAAGATGAGGGGGGAGCCTCCCATGAACTTGAGCCCCGAGGAGATGATGAAGATGAGAGGAGGCTCCATGCCAGAGAACATGGGCCCTCAGAAGATGATGCAGGGGCCTCCCTTCCCTGACCAGGGGCACCACCCAGGGGACTTCAACATGGGCCCCAACCGCCACTTCCCAGGCATGGGGTCACACGGGCCTGGGAACCCTAGGTGCCCCAGAGGTGAACCCCCCTTCGGCCCTGACCAGCGAGGACCTAACCACGGCGGCAACGGTCGCCTCAGCCATATGCCCCCCAACTCGGGCCCGCCTCccaaccagaggaacatggggggcCGCAAGGGTCCCCAGGACATCCAGGGCGGCCAGGCTAACTCACCCAACATCAACCCCCTCAAGTCCCCTACGCTGAGGCAGGTCCAGTCCCCCATGCTGGGCTCGCCCTCTGGGAACCTCAAGTCCCCCCAGACGCCCTCCCAGCTGGCCGGCATGCTCCAGGGTCCTTCGGCGGCGGCAGTGGCTGCAGCCGCGGCGGCCGCCTCCATCAAGTCTCCCACCATGATGGGTTCGGCCGGAGCCTCTCCCGTCCACATGAAGTCGCCCTCACTTCCGGCACCCTCCCCAGGGTGGACATCGTCGCCCAAGCCCCCCATGCAGAGCCCAGGCATCCCCCAGAACAACAAGCAGCCTCCGCTCAGCATGAACTCACCCAACATGATGGGCAATGTGGAGCAAG GTGGGAATGGTCCCCCCACTGCACCCCCTTCCAGTAGTGCTTCCAGTCTTCCGTCTGGCAGCCCCTACGCCCTGCCCCCCGAGCCCACGATATCTCAGAACCCCCTGTCCATTATGATGTCACGCATGTCCAAGTTCGCCATGCCCACTTCCACGCCCCTCTACCACGACGCCATCAAAACGGTGGCGAGCTCGGACGACGACTCGCCACCGGCCCGCTCGCCGAACCTGCCGCCCATGAACATGTCTG GTATGGGAATGAACCACCACCCGGGCCACAACCGCATGATGGCTCCCACGTCACAAGGCCCCATGCCAGCTCTCAGCCCCATGGGCATGAACACCATGGGCTCCCAGCCCCTCTCTCACGGCATGCCTAACCAGATGCCCTCGCCCAACCCAATGGGGGGGCCCCACCAGGGGCCCATGGGGCCGGGTATGATGGGGCCCCACGGCATGATGATGCCCGGCGGGCAGGACCCAGGGATGGGCAACCCTCAGATGATACCTCAGGGCCGTATGGGCTTCCCCCACCGAGGCCAGGGATTCCCCCCCGGTCACTCTCCTCCTCAGCAGGTCCCTTTCCCCCACAACGGCCCCGGGCCCCAGGGTGGTTTCCCCCACGGCATGGGCTTCCAGGTGGAGGGGGGCCCCATGGGCCGAATGGGCAACATGGGCCCTGGCGGGGATCCAGGCGGCATGTGTAAACCCAACACTCCCGGAGGAGGCCAGGACTTCAACATGTTCAACAATGATAACGACCTCCACGAGGTCATGCGAACGGGAGCCACCGGAATGCCGGAGTTTGACCTCTCCCGGATTATCCCATCGGAAAAGCCCAGCCAGACTTTGTCCTACTTCCCCCGCGGTGGCGACGGCCCGGGGGGGAAACCTCCTCACCCCTCCGGCCCCCAGGGATTCCCTCCCCAGATGCAGGGGATGATGGTGGAGGGGAACCCCAGGATGGGGATGCCCATGCAGGGGATGGGAGGTCCGCCGGGCCCCGGCCACATGGGGGGGCCCCAAGACATGCCAATGGGTAACCCTGGCCACAATCCCATGCGGCAGCTACACCCGGGCCACCCCGGTTTCATGCCCCAGGGCATGATGGGACCCCAGCACCGGATGCTGTCGCCGGGACAGCAGCCGGGCATGATGGGAGGACCTGGGCATGGGATGATGCAGGTTAAAGAGAGGGGGGGGCTCATGTACAATCACCCGGGCCCCGTGGGCTCGCCCAACATGATGATGTCACTCCACGGCATGGGTGGCCCCCAGCAGACTATGATGATGCCGCCTCAGATGAGGCCTCGCGGCATGGCAGGGGACATGGGCTTCAACCCTGGTCCCGGAAACCCCGGGAACCTCATGTTCTGA